A single genomic interval of Corylus avellana chromosome ca10, CavTom2PMs-1.0 harbors:
- the LOC132163214 gene encoding uncharacterized protein LOC132163214 → MAYFVNLHGSIMGAPASKAFFNSEDSIFIREICFEGKGYHYTKGTRYVDSIGGCLGCRRKTKSTNFYAQGFTIHMRGGWKLAFHARVSMLYFPPRVMSLWNIYLAVDGKLIL, encoded by the exons ATGGCATATTTTGTAAATCTTCACGGCAGCATAATGGGTGCACCAGCCAGCAAGGCTTTTTTCAACTCCGAGGATTCTATCTTTATAAGAGAGATTTGCTTCGAG GGAAAGGGCTATCACTACACAAAAGGCACTCGCTACGTTGATTCGATAGGcg GTTGCCTTGGGTGCAGAAGGAAGACCAAAAGTACAAACTTTTATGCACAGGGCTTTACCATCCATATGAGGGGAGGCTGGAAACTTGCATTTCATGCCAGAGTATCTATGTTATATTTTCCACCAC GGGTTATGAGTCTCTGGAATATATATTTGGCAGTGGATGGAAAGCTGATTCTGTAA